AGAATTCAATCCTGAACAGGATTAACAGCAACAGTAACCACAGATTTCAATCCCCATAGTCACTTGTGAACTTGCTGATgtgtcagcagggtggatgactgagtgaatcccttcccacacacggagcaggtgaatggcctctccccagtgtgaactcgttggtgtgtcagcagatCCTTTTTACTTTTAAAGGTCTTCTCACACTcagaacatttaaaaggtctctgatCAGTATGAACAAGTTGATGTGTCAGAAGGTGGGATGACCgaatgaatccctttccacacatgGAACATGTGAATGGCCTCTCACCAGTGTGAACCCGCTGATGTGTCAACAGGTCAGATGAATTGGTGTATCCCTTCCcgcacatggagcaggtgaatggcctctccccagtgtgaattcgctggtgtgtcagtaGTTTGGATGGTCGATTAAATCCCTTGCCACAGATAAAGCAGGTGTATGGACTTGCCCCAGTGTGAATTCTCTGGTGATTCAGAAGCCTGGATAATTGATTAAATCCGTCTCCACACAAGGAACAGATGAACGGACTCTCCCtcgtgtgaatgcgctggtgtgtCAGTAGgtaggatgactgagtgaatcccttgccacacacggagcaggtgaacggcctctctccacTGTGAGTTTGCTGGTGCCTCTGAAAGTTTGATGAATGACCGATtgccttcccacacacggagcagatgACTGAACTCTGCTCAGTGTGAATGTGCTGGTGTCTCATCAGGTTGGATGAattagtgaatcccttcccacacacggagcaggtgaacggcctctccccagtgtgactgcgttgaTGAATTTCCAGCTTTGATGGGgaaccaaatcccttcccacagtccccacatttccacggtttctccatggtttCGGTGTCCTCATGGCTGTCCATGTTGAATGGTCAGACCAAACCTTGGACACAGTTTATCCCCGCTGTGAAtgattagatttttttttcaggCTGTGCAATTGATCAAAACGTTTCTCCTTCTACATTAAAGGTTCAATGATATCCAGGACCTGATGTATTGAGTGAATCTGTCAGATTTTGACGTGAtttttggtttgagtttcctgtCAGCAAATCTTCCTGTTCActtccttgaactgctgtagtccatgtgatgtcggcgctgttaggaagggagttcgaggatttcaacccagcgacaatgaaggaacagcaatatattcccaagtctgacttatgatggaagaaaggttattgataaagcagctgaagatgtttgggcccagGATACTGTCCTGAGGAATTCCTACAGCGATATCCTGGGTTTGAGGTaacaaagaataaaaaataaactgaTAAATGTTAAATTGTATTGTTGATAAAAGAGATACTCATTTAATTTTTCAGAGATGACTGATTCCCCAGGGGTTCACTCTGACTCCCCTGACTGACTGACTCAGAGTCCAGTCCTCAATCCCCCCGATTGGTGACTGAACTCGCTGTTCCTTTGCTCCTCCGGCCTCTGAGCTCCTCTTGCTGTTGTTTCCCAGGACAGTCAATGCCCGCTGTCCAACATGACCCTGTCAGATGGAGTTCAGGGGCTCagaggaagaaaagaaaatgagGCGGTGGATCTGAGTTGGGAAAAACAAGGAGAGAAACAGGATTCAATGGAGAAACTGAGCGGGGGGCAAGCGCAGCCTCAGGAACAGCGAGTGCGGCTCTCAGAGGCCGAATGAGAGCGGCCGTGCCCGGCGGCCATGCGGTGACCTCTCCGGGCTGGGGGGTCGGGGCTGCCCATTAAAGCGATGCTGCAGCGCCTCCCCCATCCTGGCCGCCGCTTCCCGGTTTCTTCTCCCGTTTCCACTGAGTCTGACTCACAACAAAGGAGCCGCCCAGAATGCCCCGCGGCTGGTCCTGGGGAGCATGAGCACTCTCAGCGCCCGGGGAAAGGAGCGAATTGGATAGAGCGGTTTCTGGGGCGCGGGGGATTGTGGGAACCACGGCCGCCATTAGCTTAAGACTCAAACAATGGTTCCACCAGAGAAGGAGGACAATTGGCCGATCTTATCTTCTAGCTTCACTTAGCTGATCACACTCTCCCGCCTTTTTTCAATTGATTATTGATACAGGGTCTAggttaatataaactgagacagggccCAGGTTAATCTCAACTGAGATAGGGTccagtgcagtgattactgatacagcaAGAGGAGTAAAATAAACCAAGACCTGATCTAGTGCAGTAATAACTGAGATATATGGCCCACTGTAATGTAACAGACAGACGGCCCAAATTACAGTGGCGCAGTCGACTGCAGTAGCTTTGACAGGGCCTAGTGTAGTGCAAATAGTGGGCTGGACTTATATGGCAATAACTGAGCCATGGTCAAGGTGAGTTAAAAGCAAAACAAGGCCGAGTGCATTATAAACAGGGACAGGGTCTAGTGCAGTAATCAGTACACTGGGTCTAGGGTACTATAACCCAGGATAGGGTCTAGTACAGTTCAAAATAATATtaagaaatatttgcatttatatagctcattTCATGATCACCAAATGTGTCAAAACACTTTATACCTAATTAAGCACTTTCAAATTGTTAGTCATGTTACTAACACAGGGCCTCATGTAATACAGGTAGATATTATTAGAGACACAGTCAAATAACTGAGACAGGGTCtaatgaaacagaaacagaaacatggTCATTTTGTAACAACTGAGACAGCATCAAGGGCACAAATAACAGAGTCATGTAAAACATAAATAGCGACTTGGTCAAGTCTAGTGATAATCAGAAAGGATCAACTGCAGTAATGTCTTGAATATAGCTTCAAATAGTAATCAACacctattcaggccctaatcaggcttcaggtgattgacagttaactgtcacacagtcagGTGAGTCAGCTACCTGAGcaaccttttaactagactactgaactcagagaaattaaagagaaagacttaccagttcaattcccacagtgcagcaaATTGCCAAGACCCAcattcactctggctgtgtctcactcaggatgaggtctctcccctgctcgtgTGCTTCTAATCATCCCTTTCTGAAATCGAGCTGAGGTGAGCTGAAACAACTCACAATAGTTAATCTTCAAATAGTAATCAACACCTAAtcaggcaaggtttgatcagagacagtcagcatggctttgtcagagggaagtcatgcctaacaaatttgattcaacttattgaggagatgaccaggtgtgtagatgaggggagtgcagtttatgtagtttatatagacttcagtaaagcctttgacaaggtcccacatgggagacttataaagaaggcaaatgcacatgggatacagggtaatttgataaggtggattcaaaattggcttaattgtaggagacagaggatgatgacagaaggttgcttttgtgactggaagccagtgtcataccacagggatctgtgctgggtcccctattattcatcatttatagaaacaacatagatgactacgtagggggtaggattagtaagtttgcggatgacacaaagatgggctGGGTAATtagcagtgaggttgagtgtcttgggctacaggaagatataggcttggcctaaatagccaagtggttatggtactgggtttgtaaccccaagatcaagagttcaacggcttatgccgatgacgtgctccttatgtttagtgacccggctgacctgcagaggatgcgcgagtgccaggaggtctactctgccgcttcttctgccaggatcaactgggagaaatgttctggactcctggtcggtcagtggcaaatggatcccctacccgaggagctcaggcctttcacctggagcaggaccagcctcctctacctgggggtccatctctgccctgctgaggaatcctggccggcgaactggcaggaactggagacgaaagtcaccgctcgcctgcgacgctggacaggactgctccgagtgctatcttaccggggtcgagttctggtcataaaccagctgatcgccgccatgttgtggtatcgactggtcactttgacccctcccccggactttgtcacaagaatccagagattgttagtcgacttcttctgggacaaaagattgcactgggtcgctgccgaggttctgggTCTCCCGCTTAgcgagggtggtcaggcgctagtgtgcctacgcacaggtggcgactttccgccttcagaccctgcagcgatacctctacgtctagcctcctcctagatggtgtgccctgacgacgtatttcttccgtcaggtgcacggcctgaattatgacgtgcagctcctgtttatagaacagctgggcctcggtggctccttgcaggcgttgcccgtcttttaccaggacctgatcaaagtctggaaagtggtcgcctcgcgacgcagctctcccccgtcaggagtagcggctatcgtcagagagccgctgctcaggaatccacccctccgtccttttcagtggttggcggagaggagggctgtggccgcaggggtgaccaggatcagggacgtgctgggtggcggaggactgggctggatgctcccgcaggagttggcgcaatgcgcgtctgtgagtgtccaggtcgcagccgatgccatccaagacctgagaatggtcgtgctcggacccgacgttattttgggtcttgaggtggtccaggtgcacggtggtcttccgtctgaacgttcccctgttcggacagaattccacattggccccaagccccgaaccctccctcgggtgctggtgccccgcaatatgagccgcctcggggacatgccctctgtgccttttggcacagcaaagaggggctttttgtacggactgctgctgcacaccttccattttctcgcccttgtccgtcgcccggacacgccctggcgtgccttgttgccatccggtGGCGGAgacccccgatgggaggccctctacggaggtgtcttccccctttctatcggggacctgggttggagggtgttgcatgcagcagtcccctataataagaggatgcataggttctcggtctctcaggacacgtgccctttttgcggtcttgtggagtccgtggatcatgtatacatagggtgttgtaggctgcactccctctttagttacttgaaaaatcttttattgatgttttgtttgcacttcagccccacgctcctgatctatgggcacccggtgcggaagggggttgggaaggaggaggacctcctcgtgaacctgctcctgggcctggccaagttggccattaacaggtccaggcagcgggcgatcgacgggggagtcccgcccgattgtttgtccctcttccgtggctacgttcgctgccggatgtccctggagagggagcacgcggtgtctgctggcactctcgaggccttccatgctcggtgggcaccgcggggactggggtgttttgttgacccctttaatcacattttgatttaaagtttgtaaggttcctttaaacttttgtccttggttttacagctgacctgaattaggggctgtgcctgatttatcccaattttgttgatttggttttcctttaaaagattatcaagagttcaaatctcacaatggcaaactatgaaacaatgtaacttcatctgaataggaacagatggaaatgtgtttgtactcgaaagagttacagattgGTGGTGATAATTTGACCACTGCTCATGACATCAACACCAAGTGACAACATGAAGCCCAAAATATCCACATAGATATATTACAGAGCATGGGTATGCTGATGTCATGACTTACAGGGAACACACTATCATTGCAGTATTACGTTTATACAGCCAGTTAAACAAGGGGCAGACAAGAAAACTTACTAAAaatacaggaagatataggcttggcctaaatagccaagtggttatggtactgggtttgtaaccccaagatcaagagttcaaatctcacaataacaaactatgaaacaatggaacttcatctgaaacagatggaaatgtgtttgtactcaaaagagttacaggaagatataggcttggcctaaatagccaagtggttatggtactgggcttgtaaccccaagatcaagagttcaacggcttatgccgatgacgtgctccttatgtttagtgacccggctgacctgcagaggatgcgcgagtgccaggaggtctactctgccgcttcttctgccaggatcaactgggagaaatgttctggactcctggtcggtcagtggcaaatggatcccctacccgaggagctcaggcctttcacctggagcaggaccagcctcctctacctgggggtccatctctgccctgctgaggaatcctggccggtgaactggcaggaactggagacgaaagtcaccgctcgcctgcgacgctggacaggactgctccgagtgctatcttaccggggtcgagttctggtcataaaccagctgatcgccgccatgttgtgtggatccaagacctgagaacggtcgtgctcggacccgacgttattttgggtcttgaggtggcccaggtgcgcggtggtcttccgtctgagcgttcccctgttcggacggaattccacattggccccaagccccgaaccctccctcgggtgctggtgccccgcaatatgagccgcctcggggacatgccctctgtgccttttggcacagcaaagaggggctttttgtatggactgctgctgcacaccttccattttctcgcccttgtccgtcgaccggacacgccctggcgtgccttgttgccgtccggcggcggaggccctcgatgggaggccctctacggaggtgtcctccccctttctatcggggacctgggttggagggtgttgcatgcagcagtcccttataataagaggatgcataggttcacggactctcaggacacatgccctttttgcggtcttgtggagtccgtggaccatgtatacatagggtgttgtaggctgcactccctttttagttatttgaaaaaccttttattgatgttttgtttgcacttcagccccacgctcctgatctatgggcacccggtgcggaagggggtcgggaaggaggaggacctcctcgtgaacctgctcctgggcctggccaagttggccattaacaggtccaggcagcgggcgatcgacgggggagtcccgcccgattgtttgtccctcttccgcggctacgttcgctgccggatgtccctggagaaggagcacgcggtgtctgctggcactctcgaggccttccgtgctcggtgggcaccgcggggactggggtgttttgttgacccctttaatcacattttgatttaaagtttgtaagtttcctttaaactttgttcttggttttacagctgacctgaattaggggctgtgcctgatttatcccaattttgttgatttggttttcatttaaaagattatcaagagttcaaatctcacaatggcaaaactatgaaacaatttaacttcatctgaataggaacagatggaaacatgtttgtactcaaaagagttacaggaagatatagatgggatgggcAGATGAgtaacagatggaatttaacgctcaaaagtgtgaggtggtacactttggaaggagtgatTTAACaaggaggccacagctggagcactgtgtgcagttctggtcaccacattatagaaaggatgtgattgcactggaggggattcaccaggatgttgcctgggctgaaacatttaagttatgaagagaggttggatagacttgggttgttttcgttgcagCAGAGAAGTCTGAGAGGCAACCTGATTGAgatgcacaagattatgaggggcatggacagggtggaaagggagcatctgttccccttagttgaagggtcagtcacaagggagcataagttcaaggtgaggggcaggaggtttggggggatgtgaggaaaagcttttttacccagagggtgatgacggtctggaatgcactgcctgggagggtggtggaggcggttttgcctcacatcctttaaaaagtacctgcatGAGCACTTGGtactcataacattcaaggctatgtgccaagtgctggtaaatgggattaggtaggtaggtcaggtgtttctcacatgttggtgcagaattgatgagctgtatggcctcttctgcactgtgattctgatttATACGTATTTCAGCAATCATCCTcgtaaatcttctctgctccgtctccagtgtctctctatcctTTTTTATAAAATGGTGACCAGATTCACTCTTTATTctcagtgtggtctgaccaagatTCCAGGCAGCTTTAGCAGAACCTCCCAACTTTCTAATTCCATTCCTTGCAAAATAAAACCTAGTACTTGGTTTTCTCTTTTTATGGCCTTGCTCTGATTGCTGTACTTATACTTGGAGATCTCTTTTTTCCTCTAGCCCATCCAGATTCAGAcgttccaagtaataagtgaccagtttattcttctgaccaaaatctGCTACCTCACATTTACCTGTGTTCAATTTCATTTGCCGCATTCTCCCCACCTCTGATCTAACAAACTGCAGCTACACTGGAGATATTTATATTTAACTTGTTCGTGATGACTCTGCTCAGACCGTAACCACAAGGATATCGGTGCATTGCTCTGAGTTTgagcacaaggctgtatcactatCACACACAAATACCATTTCCTTGGTTAACATTGCCATACAAAGACCAGCTCTTACACATTCTCTTTCTACACAATTGCAGCAGGATGTGAGGCTCATTAATATTCCCCAACATTTCATAACAGCAAAGGTTCCACTGGGACAAAGGTTCAGGCATTTTCCTTTACAGGCAAAACACAGAGAAAGGAAAGAcctggatttatatagcacctttcaccacctcagggagTCCCAAAGTAGGCTTTACATTAGGGAAatccttttgaagtgcagtcactgttgtaatttaggaaacacaTCATAATCAATTTgcgcacaacaagctcccacacacagcaacatgataatgaccagatcatctgtgtTTGTCACATTggctgagggatgaatattggctggGGCAttaggaataactcccctgctcttcttcaaaacaaaggccagtggatcttttacatctacccaagCAGCCAGGTGGGGACCTTGGTGTAATATTCTCagttgaaagacagcatctctgacagtgaggcactccctcagtactgcactggagagtcaaCCTCAGTTTTTGTGCTGAGTGGCTGAAGTGGAACTTGACCCCACTACCTTCTGCTTGAGAGatgagagtgttacccactgagccacagctgacccagcaatacagcCGCACACTGGAACCTTAACATTGTCTCATCAGCCACAGTGTTTCATTAAATACGTTGACTAAGTGGATTTCAATTTAAGCCAGGTTTGCAGACGTGATGCTCCATTCACACATCGAAGGTGAGAGAGATGCTGTGGGACACACACCAAGTTCAGGAGCTGAAACTGATTAACAGGTTGAGTTTTGTGTTTAGTGATCCTGAGTGTCTTACAGATGCCTTCCCTGGATCCCAAGAAAGACACTCTAGAAGGTATGGGGAGCTGGGACTTTTTCATGAGAGAACTGAAGGTAGGAGAACTGAAATACTCTAGAGGTAGAAAGGAGAAAAGGTTCAGTCCTGGACGTAATTCTCAGCAGCAAAATCAAGAAAATCCAACTTTGCTGGTGacctgtgaacttgctggtgtctcagcaggtggtgCGAACaaataaatcccttcccacactcagagcaggtgaacggcttctccccagtgtgaattcgctggtgtgtcagcagggtgCCTGAGTgagcaaatcccttcccacactcagagcaggtgaatggcctctcccagCGTGAGTGCGTTGGTATCTCACTAGatcagatgactgagtgaatctctcCCCACACTCGGCGCAACGGAATGACCTCTCCCCAGAGTGAGTGTGCTGGTGTTTCACCAGATCAGATGAATGCGCAAAtgtcttcccacactcggagcagagaacggcctctccccagtgtgaatacactggtgtctcagcaggtcatTGCTTCTTGTAAAGGTCTTCTCACATTCAGAAAATTTAAAAGTTCTCTTATCAGAGTGAACATGTTGGTGTTCAGTGTATTGGGCGGATTCAGGAACTCTCTTGTCATACATGGAatagatgaatggcctctccccagtgtgacttcGCTGGTGTCTCACCAGGTGGGATGATCGTGTGAACCTCTGCccgcaggtgaacggtctctcccctgtgtgaattcgctggtaCGTCAGAAGGTGGAATGATCGATTAAATCTCTTCctacagtcagagcaggtgaacggcctctccccggtgtgaacccgTTGGTGTGCCAGAAGGTTGGATGACCAAATGAatccattcccacacacagagcagatgaaGGGTCTCTCCCCATTGTGAAACCCTTGTGCTTCAGAAGTTGGACTGAATGGGTGaagctctccccacacacagagcaagtgATTGGCCTGTTGCTGGTGTGAGtgcgctggtgtctcagcaggccaTTGTGTCTTTTAAAGGTCTTCTCACACTCTGAGCATTTAAAAGATATCTTATCGGAGTGAACAAGCTGGTGCTCAGTGTAATGGGAGGACTGAgcaaatctcttcccacactgggagcagctgaatggcctgtccttggtgtgaacttgctggtgctcAGTGAGATGCACTGACTCACTCAATGACTCCCCACATTGAGAGCAACTGAACAGCCTCTCATGTGTGTGCGAAGGAGCTGGTGCTCCGCGAGGCGGGAGGACAGCTTGAACCTCTTCCCGCAGTGGGAGAAGCTGAACGGTCTGTcatcagtgtgaacttgctggtgttggACCAGTTCCTCAGAGTTTTCAAGGCTTTTCCCAGAGTCAGAGCATTGAAGAGGCT
Above is a window of Carcharodon carcharias isolate sCarCar2 chromosome 27, sCarCar2.pri, whole genome shotgun sequence DNA encoding:
- the LOC121270361 gene encoding zinc finger protein 436-like; this encodes MDSHEDTETMEKPWKCGDCGKGFGSPSKLEIHQRSHTGERPFTCSVCGKGFTNSSNLMRHQHIHTEQSSVICSVCGKAIGHSSNFQRHQQTHSGERPFTCSVCGKGFTQSSYLLTHQRIHTRESPFICSLCGDGFNQLSRLLNHQRIHTGASPYTCFICGKGFNRPSKLLTHQRIHTGERPFTCSMCGKGYTNSSDLLTHQRVHTGERPFTCSMCGKGFIRSSHLLTHQLVHTDQRPFKCSECEKTFKSKKDLLTHQRVHTGERPFTCSVCGKGFTQSSTLLTHQQVHK